The following proteins are co-located in the Candidatus Bathyarchaeota archaeon genome:
- the pyrH gene encoding UMP kinase, with the protein MKIILKLGGFLFPKELNFDLIQAYAELLKKLYSEDHQLIVVTGGGKGAREYISTAREMGASETICDEIGIEYTRLNSRLLISAIPEEAFPDVPQNIQQINNSLRFNKIIVMGGLQPGQSTNAVAALAAELIRADMFINATDVDGIYEDDPKTNTDAKMYDEIKIMDLFDMITKKRSIAGSYKLFDLVAVNLIARSKITTWFVNGKDPKNIENIIHGKHIGTRIIFG; encoded by the coding sequence ATGAAGATTATACTCAAATTAGGAGGTTTTCTATTTCCCAAAGAATTGAATTTCGATTTAATTCAGGCTTATGCAGAATTACTCAAAAAATTATATTCTGAAGACCATCAATTAATTGTTGTAACTGGAGGAGGAAAGGGAGCTAGAGAATATATTTCAACAGCAAGAGAGATGGGAGCAAGCGAGACTATTTGTGATGAGATAGGTATAGAATACACCCGTTTAAATTCAAGATTATTGATATCTGCAATCCCAGAAGAAGCCTTTCCAGATGTGCCGCAGAATATCCAGCAGATAAACAACTCTTTAAGATTTAATAAGATTATAGTTATGGGGGGTTTACAACCCGGTCAATCAACAAATGCTGTTGCCGCATTAGCAGCAGAATTGATACGTGCGGATATGTTCATAAATGCTACAGATGTTGATGGCATATACGAAGATGATCCAAAAACAAATACGGATGCTAAAATGTATGATGAAATTAAGATTATGGATTTATTCGACATGATAACAAAAAAACGATCGATAGCTGGCAGTTACAAGTTATTCGATTTAGTGGCTGTAAATCTTATTGCTAGATCCAAGATAACCACTTGGTTCGTTAATGGAAAAGATCCAAAAAATATTGAAAATATAATTCATGGAAAACATATTGGAACAAGGATAATTTTTGGTTGA
- a CDS encoding mRNA surveillance protein pelota: protein MKIIKKDLKHGIVKLTTTNLDDLWALYDIISSNDRIYARTTRELKIDKPGRPSSRRIPVFLGINVEKVYFDREVTRLRIHGKVIDAPEDLNIKGKHHTLNLIVGDSLTVVKDYWHKHQLKNLQDLTKEEGSVIIVAIDAEECCIALNRIYGIQVKAEINSKLPGKLETEQREAALIGYFKSVNKILDRIYTENKGKIVIVGPGFTKENFVNYVKNTNKELAIAIETMDSVSNGGISGVYEAIRVGIVNKVLKRIRVVKEAALVEEVFRRLGASTGDIAFGLDEVAEDALIGAIATVLVCDDTLRKQVDGDRSKLVEVIRNVEERSGRAVIVSSEHEAGAKLKSLGGVAALLRYPRHQMS, encoded by the coding sequence TTGAAAATAATAAAAAAGGATTTAAAGCATGGAATAGTGAAACTCACTACAACAAATTTAGATGACCTATGGGCTCTATACGACATAATATCGTCTAATGATAGGATTTATGCTAGAACCACTCGAGAATTAAAAATAGATAAACCGGGTAGGCCATCAAGTCGACGTATACCAGTATTTCTCGGAATAAACGTAGAGAAAGTATATTTCGATAGGGAAGTAACTAGATTAAGGATACATGGAAAAGTCATCGATGCTCCAGAGGATTTGAATATCAAAGGGAAACATCATACTCTGAATCTTATTGTAGGAGACTCGCTTACAGTAGTTAAAGACTATTGGCATAAACACCAATTAAAAAATCTTCAAGATCTCACCAAAGAAGAAGGTTCTGTAATTATTGTAGCTATAGACGCAGAAGAATGTTGTATAGCGTTGAACCGGATATATGGAATTCAAGTTAAAGCAGAAATAAACTCAAAATTACCTGGAAAACTTGAGACTGAACAAAGAGAAGCAGCACTGATAGGATATTTCAAAAGTGTAAACAAAATATTGGATAGAATCTACACTGAGAATAAAGGTAAGATAGTAATAGTTGGGCCTGGATTTACTAAAGAGAATTTTGTGAATTATGTAAAAAATACAAATAAAGAATTAGCAATTGCAATTGAGACAATGGATAGTGTCAGTAATGGAGGAATTTCAGGCGTTTACGAGGCAATTAGGGTCGGTATAGTAAATAAAGTTCTAAAAAGAATTAGAGTGGTCAAAGAGGCTGCCCTTGTAGAAGAAGTCTTTCGCAGACTTGGAGCATCAACAGGGGATATAGCTTTTGGATTGGATGAAGTAGCAGAGGACGCTTTAATCGGAGCTATAGCTACTGTCCTAGTTTGTGATGATACTTTAAGAAAACAAGTAGATGGAGACAGATCGAAATTAGTAGAAGTTATAAGAAATGTAGAAGAAAGAAGTGGTAGAGCAGTTATTGTTAGTAGTGAGCATGAAGCAGGGGCAAAATTAAAATCTCTAGGCGGTGTAGCAGCTTTACTTAGGTATCCAAGACATCAAATGAGTTAA
- a CDS encoding nucleotidyltransferase domain-containing protein, with protein MGLKPSPRQEFFEINYDDDQWRLLHNLRVKALELMNALELRNIVSILYGSIARGDVNGNSDIDVFITSPSSSMEVELALDNSNIIPTRRILVQATPNYAPKGYYEIEENVSVSMPLVKLRRNEREFYKFAGEIVLEDAKLNKRVPGVNKHLMLIEPRKSGHTETSIIENEACASKLLGINIEIAFERVRILLRRSKHGRTGRFIELELKSDENFESVLKRYATKYPSLRKRLEN; from the coding sequence ATGGGATTAAAACCAAGTCCAAGACAAGAATTCTTTGAAATTAATTATGATGACGACCAATGGAGGCTTCTTCATAATTTAAGAGTAAAAGCCTTAGAATTAATGAATGCGTTAGAATTAAGAAATATTGTTTCCATTTTATATGGAAGTATTGCAAGGGGCGATGTAAATGGTAACAGTGATATTGATGTGTTTATTACGAGCCCTTCTTCATCAATGGAAGTGGAATTAGCATTAGATAATTCTAATATTATCCCAACTAGACGTATTCTTGTTCAAGCAACGCCCAATTATGCACCTAAGGGATATTATGAGATAGAGGAGAATGTATCTGTATCGATGCCGTTGGTTAAGCTCCGTAGAAATGAAAGGGAATTCTACAAATTTGCAGGAGAAATTGTGTTAGAAGATGCTAAATTAAATAAGCGAGTTCCTGGTGTGAATAAGCATTTAATGCTAATTGAACCCCGTAAGTCTGGTCACACAGAAACAAGCATAATTGAAAATGAAGCATGCGCATCAAAATTATTGGGAATTAATATTGAGATTGCTTTCGAAAGAGTACGTATACTTTTAAGAAGGAGTAAACATGGTCGTACAGGACGATTCATAGAATTGGAACTTAAAAGTGATGAAAATTTTGAATCCGTTTTGAAAAGGTATGCAACAAAATATCCATCCTTAAGAAAAAGACTTGAAAATTAA